The Papio anubis isolate 15944 unplaced genomic scaffold, Panubis1.0 scaffold278, whole genome shotgun sequence genome includes the window ggccgaggtggcggacgcctgtagtcccagctactcgagaggttgaggcaggagaatggtgtgaacctgggaggcggagcttgcagtgaaccaagatggtaccactgcactctagcctgggcgacagagcgagacttggtctcaaaaaaaaaaaaaaaaagattgcagtATGATCAACAGAATAAAATGCACATATCTTAAGTGCCAGTTTGGTGAATGTTGAAATTCACTGAGCTATGTGTACATCCATGTAAGCAGCTTCTAAACCAAGACATAGAAATTCCCTTCACACCCACGCTGGGTCAGTATCTCCCACTCCAAGGCAACCACTATTCTAACCTCTATCCCCTGGAtttgttttgcctgttcttgaacttcatacaAACAGAATCATGCAGGATCTACTCGTATCTcatttctttcactcaacattacgTTTTTCAGATTCATCTAAATGGTTGCAGTATCATCGTCCATTCCTTTGGATGTTTATCCATCTACCTGTAGAGGGAGATTTGAGTTGTTCCTAATTTGGAAGCTTTATGAATGAAGCTGTTAGGATCATGTTCATACAAATATGTACTCATTTCTCACCTAGGAGTGGAGTTGCTCAGTCCTAGGGTAGATGTGCGTTTAACGTCATGAGAAGCTGCCAAATCACTTTCCACGTAGTTACACCAGGTTATGCTATATGCTCCacttccttgccaacacttagtattggccatttcttttgtttctgagatggagtctctccctgtcatcTACGCTGGAGCACAGTTGGCGCCATCGCAgctggctgcaacctccgcctcctgggttcaagcaattctcccaccttagcctcccgagtagctgaggttgcatgtgtgtgccaccatgcctggctaatttttgtatttttagtagagacaggtttttgccatgttggccgggctggtctggaactcctgacctcgagtaatccacccccctcggcctcccaaagtgctgggattacaggagtgagccgccatgcctgtccccggcttttttaatttttaaaagaatatctgTAGGGATAACAGTTTcctatttattgaacacctgccaCATGCGAGGCTGCCGATAGAGAGTGAGACAAGGCAGAGTCCCCATTCTCACGGAGTTTATAGTTTAGTGGAGCAACAGCCAATAAACATTTTGACAGATAACTACTGTAATGTCAGTAAGTGTGAGGGAAAGAAGCAAAGCCTGGTGCGGGGGACGTAGTTGGGGGCAGGTTAGGTGGTCACAGAAAGCTCTCAGAGGAGGTGGCATCTTAGCGGGCCTATCTTATTGTATGTACAATCTGGtgttcttcttccctccttcatcTTAAATTACAGGCATTTTCTAACATGAATTATTCtttggagcctttttttttttttttaatttttgaggtgaagtctcactctgtcacccgagctggagtgcaatggcgcaatctcggctcactgcaacctccacctcctgagttcaagcaattctcttgcctcggcctcctgagtagctgggactacagggatacaccaccaggcccaggtatttttttttttttcttagtagagacggggtttcactatattggctaTGTTGgtcttaaccttgtgatccacccacctcggcctcccaaagtactgggatgacaggcataagccaccacacctggcctttgaagacttttttttttttttcttttgagacagagtttcgctctgttgcccaggctggagtacagtggcgtgatctctgctcactgcaggctccgcctcccgggttcaggccattctcctgcctcagcctcccgagtagctgggactacaggcgcccgccaccgcgcctggctaattttttgtatttttaatagagatggggtttcaccgttttagccagggtggtctcaatctcctgacctcgtgatccacccgcctcagctcccagaatactgggattaaaggcgtgagccaccacgcccaacctgaagacattatttttaagaactgtaaATATTGCCAAacacagcagctcacgcctgtcatcccagcactttgggaggccaaggcatgaggtcaggagttcgagattagcctggccaacatggtgaaacccccgtctctactaaaaatacaaaattaactgggcatggtggtgcatgcctgtaattccagctacttaggaggctgaggcaggagaatcacttgaacccaggaggtggaggtttcagtgagccgagatcgtgtcactgcacaccagcatgggcgacaagagcgaggctcatactcaaaaaaaaaaaaagtggctgggcgcggtggctcaagcctgtaatcccagcactttgggaggccgagacgggcggatcacgaggtcgggagatcgagaccatcctggctaacacggtgaaaccccgtctctactaaaaaaatacaaaaaactagccggacgaggtggcgggcgcctgtagtcccagctactcgggaggctgaggcaggagaatggcgtgaacccgggaggcggagcttgcagtgagctgagatccggccactgcactccagcctgggcgacaaaggggGCAcccccttccaaaaaaaaaaaaaaaaaaagtactctatACTGCTTCATCATATACATGTTCCATAATTTAGCCATCTGACTATTACCGAGCATTCTAAGAAGCTCCCAGTTTCCCCGTTGCTCTTTTTCCATGGCCTTCCTCAGTTCTTCAGGGCAGGTTCACACAGGGAGACCCAGGGAGAAGCTCAAAGCAGCTGTGGCTGTGGCCTCTTGTGGGTCCtctggcgccatctcggctcatctTTCTGCTCCAGGTCAGCCTACCTGCCCTGAAGCTCTCTGCCCTTTTCTTTTCTGGCCCTCACCCCCTTCTTCATCTCTAAGGGACACTGCCCATCAGGCAGAGGGACTTCAGGAAGGTCCCTGCTACTGTGGAGGGTGCCCAAGCAGCTGGTGAGCTCCGGCAGGCCCCCGGCCCATCCTTGGAGACTCCCGGGCCTCTgcgtggggagggaggggagagagtggCTTTCCTGAGGCcgcctcctgcccccaccctctgGTTTTCTGCAGTCTGGGTGGCCGTGTCCTGCCCAGGTGCACCTGGGTGTGGTGATGACTCAGCTGGCAGGCCGTGACTTGGGCTTCATCTTATCACACTTTACACAGAGAGAAATCCCATCACCCCACCCGCAGTCCAGTGTGCACAGGAGGCTGCTCCCCTGTCAGCTCGGGAGACATGCCGCGGGTGTGTCTGAGCAGCTGAGTCCAACCATAGCACTTCCACTGCCCCTGCTCCGGACTGAACCTGGCATCTGCCCAAGGCTGGATGAGCTGTCCTTACTGCTTCCGGAGGGCTGCCATTTCCCTTGGGAGGGGCAGAAGGCTCCCCCGCTTTAGCGTTGTGGGCAGCTCACTCAGCCTCTCATGGCCTTGACTTCTCCCACGGAAATGGGGGTGATGATAGCACTTGTTTCTAGGGTTCAGTCATGTGTCCAGTGCGTGCTCAGTGAAGTGTCCACAGTTCCAGGAGCTTGAGCCCTGCCTTACAGCTCCTGGCGGAAGGACAGAAGGCAGCCATGCTAGGGGCCACCCTGTGCTTTAGGAAGTGCTGAGGTGGGACTGGCAAGGGAGGCTCCAAGGGCCCCATGGGGAGAGGCTCTCGGTCAGTGCCTAGTTGCCCTCTGCCGCTGCTCCTCTTTCTCAGGACTCCAGAGAGGCCAAAGAGCCCCCTCGGTCTCTCAGACATGTCCTGCCTGTGAGCTGCAGCCCAGATCTAAGAACTACAGAAGTCCAGGGTGGGCGGGATGTCAGGGAGCCATCCTGTCCAGCCCCCTGACCATCCATGGTTCTTTCAACCCTTCCCCCCCCGGGTCAGTGCTTAAAGAACTGGGTGACGAAGGGCCACCCCGACATGGCAGAGCGTCTAGTCTGGTATCCCAGGAAGACGCAACTCACAAGGAGAGCCGTGGAGGGCTTGTTAGCAGCAAGAGGGTGTCAGCGTGTGACAGCTGGGGGCTGAAGGGTCTCAGGGATGGACTGAGGTTGGCGACTGCAGTGAGTGCCAGGGAGAGGGAAGAACAGACAGGACAGCTCAGGGGTAAGGAGCACACGGGGGTCTGGAATTTACTCTACATGCAGTGGGATCCTGTAATAATGTTCctccagctgggcgtggtgactcacgcctgtaatcccagcactttgggaggccaagatgggtggatcacctgaggtcaagagtttaagatcagctggctaacatggtgaaaccctgtctctactaaaactacaaaaaaaagagtcgggcgtggtggcatgtgcctgtaatcccagctacttgggaggctgaggcaggagaatcacttgaacctgtgaggtggaggttgcagtgagccaagatcgcgccattgcactccagcctgggcaactgagcgagactccgtctcaaaaagaaaaaaaagtttccccAAAGCAGGACCAGTCTGACCCAGGTGCTGCTCGGGAGCAGGCAGCAGAGTGAAACCTTGGCAGGCTCCTGCCCCCGTCAGTGGAGGAGGGTCCTTGGCAGGGGCACCATGGGCACCTGTCCCTCCGGCTGGGGAAGATGTCTTAGTGGGGCTTCAGGTTCAGGTAAATCTTTGTTAGTTTCCAGAAAAACAGGGCAAGTGGGTGGAGCTGTGGTCTTCACTCCTGATTGGTCACTCAGGACACTGGGCATGTTTTGCAAATGAGCTGAGAGGTGGCTTCCTCCACTGAGCAGGAACCAAAGGGAGGGGTACTGTGATGACAGGAAGCTGCGTTAGGATGCACGGAAAGTCATCTTCCCGCAGTGAGCAGCGGTGCTGAGCGGAGTGACCTCCAAAACAAGGTAGCATCTGTCCCCAAGGCCAAGAGGTCATTACACTGAGGGGGCCTGACCTGAGGGAATGGGGGTGGGATTCCGGCCACACTACCTGAGCACATGAGTTCTTTGATGCAGAACCAACCACTGATGTCTCACTGttgccttttctgttttcctccagAATCCTAGTAACGGTGACAtgcaaataactttaaaatgctCTAATCTCTTAATTACAGTACATAAGTCAAATGGTACACTCCTTACCATTAATCTACAATGATTGCATAGCCATGAATGTGCATTTATTGGCATGGAAAGATGTTCACAATAcattgtttttggggtttttttgttttgttttgtttttgagatggatttcactcgtttgctcaggctggagtgcaatggcacaatcttggctcactgcaacctcagcctcctgggttcaagcgattctcctgcctcagcctccctagtagctaggactataggtgggCTCCATCATGCCCCGCTAATCACAATATattgttaaatgtaaaaagctggggcgggcacagtggctcatgcctatagtcccagcactttgggaggccgaggcgggtgaatcacctgaggtcaggagttcgagaccagcctggccaacatggtgaaaccccgtctctactaaaactacaaaaatttagccgggcgtggtggcacatgcctgttatcccagctacttgggaggctgaggcaggagaatcacttgaacccaggaggtggaggttgcagtgagccgagatcacgccactgcactccagcctgcgtgacagagcaaaactctgtctcaaaaaaattaaataaataaataaaataaaagctggcGTAAACCATgcacagtggtacatgcctgtagtcttaactcccagggaggctgaggcagaagtatgacttgaagccagaagttaagaccagactggacaacatagggagacccgaccccatctcagaaaactGATCAAGCAGCAAGCAGAGTatcccatttttactaaatacTTACATGTATTCACATATTTCAAATTGTGGGATGAAAAACCAATGTTCAGTCAGCCGCCTGACATTTGAGACATACtattgctctgtcgcacaggctggaatgcagtggtgccatctcagcaacctccacctactgggttaagctattctgcctcagcttcccaagtagctgggattataaacatacgccaccaggcccagctaatttttgcatttttagtagagatggggttttaccatgttggccaggctggtctggaactcctgacctcagggtgatccatccacctcggcctcccaaaagtgctgggattataggcgtgagcctataatttgtttgtttgtttttgagccatttgtttgtttttgagacagagtctcactctgtcgcccaggttggagtgcagtggtgtgatcatggcttactgtagctccacctcctgggttcagacagtcctcccacctcagccactcaagtagctggggctacaggcatgtaccgccacgcctggctaattttgtgtgtttttgtagagccagagttttgccatgtcgcccaggctggtcttgaattcctgggctcaagggatcctcctgccttggcctcctaaagcactggaattacaggtgtgagccactgtgcccagcccattctAGTATTTTTACCAGTTTTATTGCTATATTATGGACATaataaactgtacatatttaaagggtacaatttgataaattttggtGTAAGTGtatacccatgaaaccatcatcttatatgtttataatttttataaattgttcTAAGGTGATGATACATTAtaggtttttagtttatttttttgagatagggtctcgctctgttgcccaggccggagtgcaatggtgcaatctcggcttactgcatcctccgcctcccagattcaagcgattctcctgcctcagcctcacaagtagctgggattacaggcacctgccacgcccgactgatttttgtatttttagtggagacagagtttcaccatgttggccaggctggtctcgaactcctgacctcaggtgatccacccacctcagcctcccaaagtgctgggattacaggcgtgagccactgtgcctgggccgGCCTTGTTTTAGGTTTTTacattaaagggaaaaaagaaagcgTATCAGCCATTGAACTGGCTGAACCGAGAGGGAAAGGGATTTGTGCGCACCTCTGGAAGGCTGGGCTGTGGCCGACGGGAGCAGGCAGGCCTTTCTAGAACCGAGAAGGCAGGAGCCGGAATGGGCTTTGGATCGCTTGTGCTGGGACCAGCTTCTCAGCCTGGGCCCTCCCTGGGATTCATGAGCTGGGGAGCTGGCAGGAGGCCCGGGGCTACAGCATCCAGATTGTTCCTTGGTCTCCCACAGGAGGCCTGTGCAACCTGTGCCCAGACCAGGCCAACAAGGAGCACATCCTGCAGGCAGGAGGCGTCCCACTCATCATCAACTGCCTGTCCAGCCCCAACGAGGAGACGGTGCTGTCTGCCATTACCACGCTCATGCACCTGAGCCCGCCGGGCCACAGCTTTCCCCCGGAGCTGACTGCCGCGCCCGTGGTGCAGTGCATGCTTCGCTTCTCCCTCTCGGCCAGTGCCAGGCTCCGGAACCTGGCGCAGATCTTCCTGGAGGACTTCTGCTCCCCACGCCAGGTGGCCGAGGCCCGCAGCCGGCAGGCGCACTCTGCCCTGGGTATCCCACTGCCGAGGAGCATGGCCCCACGGCAGCGCTGATCCACGGGGACCGTGAGACTGTAGCACCCCTACTGCTGGAGACCACGGTCCTGATGTGGACGCAGGGAACGGGGGGAGCATATGCTGCCCCACTGGTGCCTTTTCAGCCATTTGAAAGGCAGGTTCTTTCAGCAGGACAGGCATTTACACTGTGATGAAACGCCGTCAGGAGTGAGGAAGCCAGACTCGAGGCACGCGGAGATCAAACTGGAGCTGCTTTCATAGGCCGGCACTCTCTACCCTACGTCTGGTGCCACCACTGCCAGGCTCAGGCCCTGGTGTAAGAAGTGGCCAAGTGCCTGGACCCAGAGGCTTAGCAGTACAGTGTTCTCAAGAGCTGGGACTGAGGCTTAGGAGAGCTGCCTTTGCTGCGGGAAATCAGGGATTATCCCTTAACAGAAGTGGCTGGAGTAGTTTTCAGGGATAGGAATGAGATGCCTCATGGTAAAAGATGTGGTGCCCCCTCCGGGGCTGTGGAGGATGGATACCTCCCCCAGGGGCTCCCCAAGCTGGGCATTTGGGCCTGGTGGATGCCAACCTGGATAACCTGTGGCCCAGCATTGACTGTCCACCCAGCCCTGCTATCTGCTAGGCACCATGATTCCAAGATGAAGATATGGTCCCTGCCCTTGAGTGACAGCCCAGTGACTTAATGTGGCCATTGGGCATCAAGCACAAGGCCATGCAGGTGATGAGATGTCGGAGTAGAGGCGCCAGCCCTGGGAACTGCATCTTCTCCCCTTGCCACCCCACGGCCCCAGCTGAAGGCTTtggccctcctcctcccccctcacCACTCCATGGCCCCAGCTGAAAGCTTtggccctcctcctcccccctcacCACTCCACCGCCCCAGCTGAAAGCTTTGGCCCTCCTCCTTTGCCGTCACACTCAGTGATGGGGAGCCCTACCCCAGAAGTGTATCTCATGAGGGACGCAGTGAAAATGGTGCTCAAGGGAGACAGGAAGAGACAGCAACATAAAGGATGTGGCTCCATGTCCACGGCGCCACCTGGTCAACAGAAGGTGCGTGGGAGCTGATGGGAAGTTGCTCAGGGAAAATGGGGGGTCCTTGCCTCTTGTGTACCTCCTCAAGGCTGACCCCTTACATGGCCCAGGAATGGCAGGTGCTACAAGAATGATACCCACATGGGCATGGAAATGGGGCAGATTCAGGGACCACTGGGctcagaggggagggaagggctcATCAGCACCCACCCAGGGAGCCTGTCCCTTTATGTTCCCAAATAAAGGGTCCTAGAAGACCAGAAAGCCAAGGTCTTTTATTAAAGAGTTCCAACTGGTTTTCCCACTATTTCCACGCAAGCCAGGGGCCAGCGGCAGCCTCTCGGAAGGTACCGGGTGGCTGGGCCTGGGGCCTGGCAGCACAGCGCTTAACGGTATCTGCCTGCTCCACTCCACAGGGCCAGAGGCACCAGCACGATGCCGCCCTGACTCGGCTCTGTGGTGGCCCCTGCCCGCCCTTCAGCGCCAGCTGCTGCCCGCGGCATCCCCGCTCATTCCCGCTGCGCGGCTCCTCGCTTGCTGTCTAAGATCTCCCTCCAGTTGTCACTCCAGGAGAGCAACCGTCTCTTTGTCGGGGGCAGGACCAGGTGCCGATTGTGACAGCAGGTGAACAAGATGTGCTCCCAGCGCGGGGTCTCCTCGTCGCCTGGGACAAGAAAGGCAGCGCTGACATCTGTAATGGGCATGATTACTTCCTCTCCCTAATCAGGGCAGGCTAGAGGCCTGGAGGCTGCCAAGGATAACGGATCCAACCTCGAATTGTGTCCTTATCATCAATGAGCAGGTCCCCCAAGACCACCGTCTTGTCCCTTGTCAGGATAATTCGTTCTACGAACTGGGGCCCCAGGTGCTGCTCCACCCAGCGGTACTGTGTAGAAGACACAGGTCTGTGAGTAGGGCCTGATGGGAGCTGGAATTCAGGGACAGGGAGTGGGGTCTAAGCCTTTGAGAGCCCCCCACCCCCGACCTTCTGGGTTTCTggtggtttctttttaaaatcaggatttAGGCAGCTCCACGTGCGGAGTAGGGGCGGGGCAGCCACACCTTCTCACCCACACAGTGGTCGTACTTCAGCAGGGGGCTGGTGCAGATGAAGACCTCAGTGCTGCGGAGAAGGTCGCGGTTACCACCGGGAGCCGGGAGCCCGCCCAGGACTCCGCCCGCCCCCACTCTCCTTACTCCGGTAGGTCGTTCATCTCCCGCACAGCGTCCAAGGCCCCCGGGATGGGCTCCAGGTCCAGGAAAAAGCCCGGGGCTTCGTACACACTGGCCACTTTATCCTGAAAGACAAGAGTTCTAGGTCCCGGCTTCTGCCTCCGGCAGATGCAGTTCCCACGAGGACTCGCAGGGAGGCTCCTGGGGGCTCTGGGCCCGGGCTCCGAGCTGCGGAGGGGTCTTTGGTCAGGGGCACGCGCCCAAAGGCTCCTCCCCAGGGTGCGCTGCCCGCGGGTGCCAGGGTAAGGGCTCTGCGCCCTTCACACAGAAGGGGGTGACCCCGGGAACGGAGCGAGCCGGCCCTGCCCGTGTGGGGACCCCGCGCCCCCTACCGCCAGGTCGGGCCGCAGGGCGCGGTACTGCTCGCGGGCCAGGAAGCCGCGGCGCTGCTCCAGCGGCACGTGCGGCTCCTCAGGGAAGCGGCGGCGGAAGCCCCGCAGAAGGCCGGCCTCGAAGTCGGCCAGGACGCCGTCCATGTCCACCAGCACACGCAGGCGCCGCGCCATCGCCGCCGGGCCGGGGCTGCAGGCTCTCGGCGTCTGGGGGGCGCGGGCCCGGCCGGAAGCGCGGGGAGTCGGAGGGGAGCGCTGCTTCCGGAGCCCGGGCGCTGGACGGGGTCCG containing:
- the NT5C gene encoding 5'(3')-deoxyribonucleotidase, cytosolic type isoform X2 encodes the protein MARRLRVLVDMDGVLADFEAGLLRGFRRRFPEEPHVPLEQRRGFLAREQYRALRPDLADKVASVYEAPGFFLDLEPIPGALDAVREMNDLPDTEVFICTSPLLKYDHCVGDEETPRWEHILFTCCHNRHLVLPPTKRRLLSWSDNWREILDSKRGAAQRE
- the ARMC7 gene encoding armadillo repeat-containing protein 7 isoform X1, with translation MAQKPKVDPHVGRLGYLQALVTEFQETQSQDAKEQVLANLANFAYDPSNYEYLRQLQVLDLFLDSLSEENETLVEFAIGGLCNLCPDQANKEHILQAGGVPLIINCLSSPNEETVLSAITTLMHLSPPGHSFPPELTAAPVVQCMLRFSLSASARLRNLAQIFLEDFCSPRQVAEARSRQAHSALGIPLPRSMAPRQR
- the NT5C gene encoding 5'(3')-deoxyribonucleotidase, cytosolic type isoform X1; the encoded protein is MARRLRVLVDMDGVLADFEAGLLRGFRRRFPEEPHVPLEQRRGFLAREQYRALRPDLADKVASVYEAPGFFLDLEPIPGALDAVREMNDLPDTEVFICTSPLLKYDHCVGEKYRWVEQHLGPQFVERIILTRDKTVVLGDLLIDDKDTIRGDEETPRWEHILFTCCHNRHLVLPPTKRRLLSWSDNWREILDSKRGAAQRE